From Chryseobacterium sp. IHB B 17019, one genomic window encodes:
- a CDS encoding S1/P1 nuclease, giving the protein MKSIYSKILILAFITSSIYSYAWGLTGHRIIAEIAENHLSGKARREIKKIMGKERLAYWANWPDFIKSDTTGAWKQASAWHYVNIDPQTDFKAFEQNLKAQAGANLYTQIKVLSSQIKDEKTSEKDRKIALIFLIHMMGDLSQPLHVGRAEDLGGNKINVTYFGDETNLHSVWDGKLVDSQKYSYTEYAKLLDIKSKDEVVKIQTGTLEDWLYDSHKIANTIYAQTPNDSKLSYDYQYKFNETMERQLLYGGLRLAKLLNDLF; this is encoded by the coding sequence ATGAAAAGTATTTATTCTAAAATCCTGATTTTAGCATTCATTACGTCTTCGATTTATTCTTATGCATGGGGGTTGACGGGACACAGAATTATCGCAGAAATTGCAGAAAACCACCTTTCCGGAAAGGCAAGAAGAGAGATCAAAAAGATCATGGGAAAAGAGCGTCTTGCGTATTGGGCAAACTGGCCGGATTTCATTAAATCTGATACTACAGGTGCTTGGAAACAGGCTTCGGCATGGCATTATGTAAACATCGATCCACAGACGGATTTCAAGGCATTCGAACAAAATCTGAAGGCTCAGGCGGGTGCAAATCTTTATACTCAGATCAAAGTATTGTCGAGCCAGATCAAAGATGAAAAAACTTCTGAAAAAGATAGAAAAATCGCATTAATTTTCTTAATTCATATGATGGGAGATCTTTCGCAGCCATTGCATGTTGGAAGGGCTGAAGATTTAGGGGGAAATAAAATTAACGTGACTTATTTTGGTGATGAAACAAATTTACACTCAGTTTGGGACGGAAAATTAGTAGATTCTCAAAAATACAGCTATACAGAATATGCAAAATTGCTGGATATTAAGTCGAAAGATGAAGTGGTAAAGATACAAACCGGAACACTGGAAGATTGGCTGTATGATTCTCATAAAATTGCCAATACGATTTATGCACAAACGCCTAATGATTCTAAGTTATCTTATGATTATCAGTATAAATTCAATGAAACGATGGAAAGACAACTTCTTTACGGAGGCTTGAGACTGGCGAAATTGTTGAATGATCTTTTTTAA